One window from the genome of Eublepharis macularius isolate TG4126 chromosome 15, MPM_Emac_v1.0, whole genome shotgun sequence encodes:
- the TMEM91 gene encoding transmembrane protein 91 encodes MENVHELQHPLLAKTPGKLTLQNEMLSQVGHQEHAKLFSHQVLPDFPWFHQTGSVLASQLLDPGSLQRTVEPYRPSDPGLYPELWQANNPQGWKKKDYIETAFGDSKEAGELPRKVALEKDIHTVCYEVGDTEVLELENDSSSDSDTESESSFSTLLPQDYLGLAVFSMLCCFWPLGIAAFYLSQKTNKASAKGDYPRAWTASRQTFALAVLSIILGICTYIGAVVALIAYLSNKAPT; translated from the exons ATGGAGAACGTCCACGAATTGCAACACCCGCTGCTGGCCAAAACTCCCGGGAAGTTGACCCTCCAGAATGAGATGCTAAGCCAAGTGGGTCATCAGGAACATGCCAAACTGTTTTCCCACCAGGTGCTGCCCGACTTCCCTTGGTTCCACCAGACGGGCTCAGTTCTTGCCAGCCAGCTTCTAGATCCTGGCAGCCTGCAGAGGACGGTAGAGCCGTACCGTCCTTCAGACCCGGGGCTGTACCCTGAGCTGTGGCAGGCGAACAACCCCCAAGGCTGGAAGAAGAAAGATTACATTGAAACAGCCTTTGGGGACAGCAAGGAGGCCGGAGAGTTGCCCCGCAAGGTGGCTCTCGAGAAGGACATTCACACGGTGTGCTACGAAGTGGGTGACACGGAGGTGCTGGAGCTGGAG AACGACTCCTCGAGTGACAGTGATACGGAGAGCGAGAGCAGCTTCTCTACGCTGCTGCCTCAGGATTACTTGGGCCTGGCAGTTTTCTCTATGCTGTGCTGCTTCTGGCCATTGGGCATCGCTGCCTTCTACCTGTCCCAAAAG ACCAACAAGGCATCAGCCAAAGGAGACTATCCCAGAGCGTGGACGGCTTCCCGCCAGACCTTCGCGTTGGCTGTCCTGTCCATCATCCTCGGCATCTGTACCTACATTGGGGCAGTGGTGGCCCTCATCGCCTACCTCTCCAACAAAGCGCCAACCTAG